The Stratiformator vulcanicus genome has a segment encoding these proteins:
- a CDS encoding STAS domain-containing protein, which translates to MSLTSELFGDVLVAHTPDELNEDTSGPFHAELIDAADRGRKKFVLQMDRTEAYDSAGLTALLDLQDEVREAGAILKISGLDEPGNTIFKLTRLDRRFDIFDSVIDAVQSFR; encoded by the coding sequence ATGAGTCTGACCAGTGAACTGTTCGGCGACGTTCTCGTCGCACACACACCCGACGAATTAAATGAAGACACATCCGGCCCGTTTCACGCCGAATTGATCGACGCGGCCGACCGAGGACGGAAGAAATTCGTTCTACAAATGGACCGCACCGAGGCGTATGACAGCGCCGGTCTGACGGCTCTATTGGATTTACAAGACGAAGTTCGTGAAGCCGGTGCCATTCTCAAGATCAGCGGCCTCGATGAACCCGGCAACACCATCTTCAAGCTGACCCGACTTGATCGCCGCTTCGATATCTTCGACTCCGTAATTGATGCCGTTCAAAGTTTTCGCTGA
- a CDS encoding GspE/PulE family protein, with protein sequence MSLLSAKPRLGDQLIDRGFLTQEELEAALSEQSASNGSKLLGEVLVQQEYISEEQLLEVLSEDIGVPFVRLDNRMFDPKIFGLIPREFVEKHTVLPLFKVRDTLTVAVPEPSDVFLIDQIKSTARCEVQVVAATAKEIRRMVQTYMPNTQVFVIDDIIDDARGDAVELIQEQIDDIAADADIAGQSPIIRLVNYIVYNAVRQGASDIHIEPNDRQLRVRYRVDGALHQALEPPVHLAPAVASRIKIMAGLDISERRLPQDGRVHVMMDGRTLDLRVSILPMPAGEKVVIRILDNSSIRVALAELGFSSEVLESLEQQITRPNGIALVTGPTGSGKSTTLYAVLNEIASPEQNVCTVEDPVEYRLDTVNQFQANERIGLTFPTILRSLLRQDPDILMVGEIRDEETARVAVQAAMTGHLVLSTLHTNDAVGTVSRLIDMGIEGYLVAASLNMVLAQRLCRRVCPKCRMEYKPEKHMRNAVDAMGFEIEKFYKGRGCKKCRQTGYSGRIAIHELLVVDEGLADLISDNPSIHTLREYVRDSGMVPLRYDGFRKVREGITTVEQILKVTSEGWTPRKPSIANPAGE encoded by the coding sequence ATGTCACTTCTGTCTGCAAAACCTCGACTGGGCGATCAGTTGATCGACCGCGGCTTCCTGACTCAGGAAGAGCTCGAAGCCGCGCTCTCGGAGCAGTCGGCTTCGAACGGATCGAAGCTGCTCGGCGAAGTCCTGGTTCAGCAGGAATATATTTCCGAAGAGCAATTGCTGGAAGTCCTCTCCGAGGACATCGGCGTGCCGTTCGTGCGGCTCGACAACCGAATGTTCGACCCGAAGATCTTCGGGCTGATCCCGAGAGAATTCGTCGAAAAACATACGGTTCTGCCGCTGTTCAAGGTGCGGGATACGTTGACCGTCGCGGTGCCCGAGCCGTCCGACGTGTTCTTAATCGATCAGATCAAGTCGACGGCAAGATGTGAGGTGCAGGTCGTTGCAGCCACGGCGAAAGAGATTCGCCGGATGGTGCAGACCTATATGCCGAACACACAAGTGTTCGTCATTGATGACATCATCGACGATGCCCGCGGCGACGCCGTCGAACTCATTCAGGAGCAAATCGACGATATTGCCGCCGACGCGGATATCGCCGGCCAAAGCCCGATCATTCGGCTCGTCAACTACATTGTCTATAATGCCGTGCGGCAAGGCGCGAGCGATATTCATATCGAGCCGAACGATCGGCAGCTCCGCGTCCGTTACCGTGTCGACGGCGCCCTGCATCAAGCGTTGGAGCCGCCGGTTCACCTCGCCCCGGCTGTGGCGAGCCGCATTAAGATTATGGCCGGGCTCGATATCAGCGAGCGTCGGCTTCCGCAGGACGGCCGCGTCCACGTGATGATGGACGGGCGGACGCTCGACTTGCGTGTCAGTATCCTGCCGATGCCCGCAGGCGAGAAAGTCGTCATCCGGATTCTTGATAACTCGAGCATCCGAGTCGCACTTGCCGAATTGGGCTTCAGCTCAGAAGTATTGGAAAGTCTTGAACAGCAAATCACCCGGCCAAACGGAATTGCGCTCGTTACCGGACCAACGGGCAGTGGTAAGAGTACCACGCTCTACGCGGTCTTAAATGAAATCGCATCGCCGGAACAAAACGTGTGTACGGTCGAGGACCCGGTGGAGTACCGGCTCGATACCGTCAATCAGTTTCAAGCGAATGAACGCATCGGCCTGACGTTCCCTACAATCTTAAGAAGTCTCTTACGACAGGATCCCGACATCTTGATGGTCGGTGAGATCCGTGATGAAGAGACCGCTCGTGTCGCCGTGCAAGCGGCGATGACCGGCCACCTCGTTCTCAGTACGTTACATACGAACGACGCCGTCGGAACCGTTTCCCGTTTAATTGATATGGGGATTGAAGGTTATCTCGTCGCTGCCTCGCTCAACATGGTGCTCGCTCAGCGACTTTGCCGACGAGTCTGTCCGAAGTGCCGGATGGAGTATAAGCCCGAAAAGCACATGCGAAACGCCGTTGATGCAATGGGTTTCGAAATCGAGAAGTTCTACAAGGGGCGTGGGTGCAAAAAATGCCGACAAACTGGTTACTCAGGACGAATCGCGATTCATGAGTTGCTGGTCGTCGATGAGGGGCTCGCCGATCTCATTTCGGACAATCCGTCGATTCACACGCTGCGTGAGTACGTGCGGGACAGTGGCATGGTCCCCCTTCGCTACGACGGCTTTCGCAAAGTTCGTGAAGGCATCACGACGGTCGAGCAAATTCTTAAGGTGACCAGCGAAGGCTGGACGCCTCGCAAGCCGTCCATTGCGAATCCGGCCGGGGAGTGA